A stretch of Ipomoea triloba cultivar NCNSP0323 chromosome 13, ASM357664v1 DNA encodes these proteins:
- the LOC116001014 gene encoding homeobox-leucine zipper protein HAT4-like, with protein sequence MMVGKEDLGLSLSLSFPEMSRNSASATPLPHLNNTFTAHPSPFNLFHKSPWGPESFPSSDRKSETCRTLLKGIDVNRAPAGTDAEEEAGVSSPNSTISSVSGNKRSERELGMTMNPEEIDAERACSRGISDEEDGETSRKKLRLTKDQSAILEESFKEHNTLNPKQKLALAKRLGLRPRQVEVWFQNRRARTKLKQTEVDCEFLKRCYENLTEENRRLQKEVQELRALKLSPQFYMQMTPPTTLTMCPSCERVAAPPSAAAASVGPAPAMAQSRPLPFNLWAPHRPFDPAAGRHPRTN encoded by the exons ATGATGGTGGGAAAAGAAGATTTGGGGTTGAGTTTGAGCTTGAGCTTTCCGGAGATGAGTAGAAACTCTGCTTCTGCGACGCCATTACCTCACCTCAATAATACCTTCACTGCTCACCCTTCACCTTTCAATCTCTTCCACAAGTCTCCATGGGGGCCTGAATCTTTCCCTTCCTCAG ATCGGAAGTCGGAGACATGCAGGACGTTGTTGAAAGGGATAGACGTGAACAGGGCGCCGGCGGGCACCGACGCTGAGGAGGAGGCCGGAGTGTCGTCGCCGAACAGCACGATTTCGAGCGTGAGCGGGAACAAGAGGAGCGAGAGAGAATTAGGCATGACGATGAACCCAGAAGAAATCGATGCGGAACGGGCGTGCTCCCGGGGCATCAGTGACGAGGAAGACGGCGAAACTTCTAGAAAGAAGCTCCGCCTCACCAAAGACCAGTCCGCCATTCTGGAAGAGAGCTTCAAAGAACACAACACTCTCAATCCC AAGCAAAAGTTGGCTTTGGCTAAGAGGCTTGGATTGCGGCCAAGGCAGGTGGAGGTGTGGTTTCAGAACAGAAGGGCAAG AACAAAATTGAAGCAAACGGAAGTAGACTGCGAGTTCCTAAAGAGATGTTACGAGAATCTGACGGAGGAGAACCGGCGATTACAGAAGGAAGTTCAAGAGCTCCGAGCCCTGAAGCTGTCGCCGCAGTTCTACATGCAAATGACGCCGCCCACAACGCTCACCATGTGTCCGTCGTGCGAGCGCGTCGCCGCCCCGCCGTCGGCCGCCGCGGCCTCCGTGGGGCCCGCACCAGCTATGGCCCAATCCAGGCCCCTGCCGTTCAACCTGTGGGCGCCGCACCGCCCGTTCGACCCCGCCGCCGGTCGACACCCcagaacaaattaa